The nucleotide window GAACTTTTGTTGAATCAGTATCATCATTTTTAAGATGGTAACGGACATGTTTTTCAATCATTTCCAAATTATTTTTGTACGCACTATGATTGGTTTGATTCACTTCCATGATAAAGTCCCGTGAATCGGATAGGTTGGCAAAAGCAGTTCTCAACCACTCATTTTTTATTAGACCTAAATCGCCAGAACTCAACATTTCATTATATGCAACCGTATTTTGTATAGTGATTTGAAATTGAAAGTACCGCTTTAAATGATTTTCAAAATCTGCACGTTTTGTGGGTAAAAGTTTTTTGGTTTCTAAAGCATCTAAAGTCGTCAATGCTTGATTGTACCTAAGCTCCATGTTCTTTACAGAATGATTTACATCCTCTGACACATTATCAAGATCAATTTTTAGGCGTTGCAAATAATCAAGTGCTTTTGATTGTAGTTTTCTGTTTTCGTTCCAATTGTTGATTTGAAGTGCAATCAAAATTCCGATTACTACAAGAATGGTTTCTCCTGTAGCATAAAACAAATATTTACTGAACTTATTTTCGGAGAGTATTTGTTGGCGAAATTTTCTAAAGAATTTTATCACAGGTAAATGGTTGATTGTAAGGAAGCACCCTTTGGTATAAAGTTAGTTGTGTTGGTTGAAACTAAGATAGTAAAATGAGGGGAGTTTAGTTGACGGGTAGATTCCGATTAGTTCTTTCGTCAATAGATAAATGAAGCAATGGGTATCATGTTGTGCTATACTCGCTTGGTTTTATTTATCATTTAGCGGAAAAGTAATCCCCAATGCGAATGCTCCAACGAACTGTTCGGCAGATGGTTGAAAATAGTAAGCAAGCCCTAGATCAACATTATTGTTTTTTCCTAATTCCAATCCAAAAGCAAATGGGATATGGAAGATGACGCCACTTTTGTCAATGTTGTCGAACGCGGTTAATGTCTCAAATTTTCCAATCGACGTTCCTAATCCTATTTCCACATAAGGGGCTACCCATGGAATTGGTGCTCTAACTCTTACTTTTCCTCCAAGTAGAATAGCTTTTGATATAGCTTTTTCCTCAGTTGGATTATCATCTAGATCCTTTCCATTTGAGTTTGTTAAAATGAAACCTGTATAAGGTCTAAATTCAACCCAAGACTTAACTTTAAGAACTAATTCTCCTTGTGCGAAGAATCCATCATCGGCTATGTCGTCAATACTGTTGTAAGGAACACTTATTCCATAACCAACTTGAACATTTATGGATTTTTCTTTTATGAATTGTGCTTCAACTAAATTTGAAGTCAGAATAGTAATTAGTAGTATCAGGGGCTTATTCATAAATTGTTCTGGCGGTTTTTATAACGCCGCGTTGCGTTGTTTGAATCTAAGATATTAAAATGAGGGAACTTTGGTTGTTATACAGTGTGGTGAGCAGATTTTGCTGAGTTTATTGAATTTTAAGTACATCTAAAATCGGGAAATTTGAATTTCAACTAAATAGCTTTTTTATCCAGTTGGTATTGTTGTTTTCGTAAACAGATTTGTGCCTGCTAAACCTTTCAATCCAGCCTTCTTCTGTAAAAATTTCTCCATGTAAACCATCAGAAAGTTCTGCTACATTTTCGCCATCCATAAAAACTTTGAGCCCACTATCTAAATCGTTACTCTCCTGAATGGCGAAGAGAAAATCATGCATAGAGTTCTCAAGTACCTTTTCCAAAACGTCTGCAACGACTTGTTTTTCTTCTTGAGTTAATTTTGAAAGTTTGGCATGCAACTCTTTTGATTCCTGACTACTCCATTTACCTTGAATTAGTCCTTTGAACCAATCGATTTGTTTATCTTTTAACTTATCAACTATCAATCTTCCAAATTTGTCTAATGTATCACTCATTGAGTTAGGTTCTTTTAAATGGCTAACGGTTTGGATATGATTTCTTTGTGGAATCATTCACAGGATTCATCCACAGAGAGATTAAGCCAATTTAATATTTTTACTTTTGGTTTTGTACTGTCGTCACGTTTAATTATATACGTTGTTGTATCCAGTTTTTTAATTCCCATTCAACTGTTTTTCATATTCTGCCGCATCGTATGTTCCTATTGATTTTTGGACGAGTCCTTTGTCATTCATAGTCCATTCTTCAAATCCGCTGTAATCAACTTTATTTCCAGTTCCGTTTGGTCCCGAATTAGTTCCTTTAAAAGTCCAATAATATCGATAAGTCCCAATTCCCTGTGTTAGACTGTCCATTGTTAATTCCAAATCAGGAAATGCGTCCATATATGATTTAGCAGTTTCTGCTAATTGTTTTCTTCCAACTGCTGGAGTTCCGTTATTTACAGTTAATGTACCATCCTCGGCGTAAAATGAAGCCATTTTTTCTGGTACTTTACTATTCCAAGCATAAGTATAGTTTTGTCCGAATTCGACCATTTTATCGTATTCAGTGTTATCAGATTTACATCCTGTCATTATGATCAAGATTATTGACAATGTTGGTATAAATGGATACTTAGTTTTCATAAGTCCAGCAATTTATTCTTTTGTCAATTCTTTAATAATATCAACTTCTTCCTGTTTATAGGGTGTGCCATCTTTTCGAAAGATTTCATGAAACCATAATTTGGGTTCAGATCCATCAGGAATTGGCTCGTCCCAGGCATATTTGGTATTTGACTTTCCTGCTACAAGTCCCCAATTGATTGCTCCTATATGTTGCTTTTTTAAAATGGGCATTATATTGCCAAATAGACTATTATTTCTACGAGCCATGTATTCTGTGCAAATCAAAGGTCTATTAAGCTTCTTTAATGTATCAATTGCACTTTGATGATGGATTTCATCATTATAATTGTGATAAGTTATAATATCTGAATTTTCAATTTGAAATTTATTTAAATCTTTTAAATCAAAATTCCATACGCCTGCAGTTAAAGGTTGGGTTGGATTAATTTCTCTTCCCCA belongs to Aegicerativicinus sediminis and includes:
- a CDS encoding DUF6547 family protein produces the protein MSDTLDKFGRLIVDKLKDKQIDWFKGLIQGKWSSQESKELHAKLSKLTQEEKQVVADVLEKVLENSMHDFLFAIQESNDLDSGLKVFMDGENVAELSDGLHGEIFTEEGWIERFSRHKSVYENNNTNWIKKLFS
- a CDS encoding nuclear transport factor 2 family protein; the encoded protein is MKTKYPFIPTLSIILIIMTGCKSDNTEYDKMVEFGQNYTYAWNSKVPEKMASFYAEDGTLTVNNGTPAVGRKQLAETAKSYMDAFPDLELTMDSLTQGIGTYRYYWTFKGTNSGPNGTGNKVDYSGFEEWTMNDKGLVQKSIGTYDAAEYEKQLNGN
- a CDS encoding DUF6090 family protein → MIKFFRKFRQQILSENKFSKYLFYATGETILVVIGILIALQINNWNENRKLQSKALDYLQRLKIDLDNVSEDVNHSVKNMELRYNQALTTLDALETKKLLPTKRADFENHLKRYFQFQITIQNTVAYNEMLSSGDLGLIKNEWLRTAFANLSDSRDFIMEVNQTNHSAYKNNLEMIEKHVRYHLKNDDTDSTKVQVSYDFEAMSNDNLFINQISNHTYTWFDMLRLYKRYQREVNIVKDSILKELKKYN